The genomic DNA AATATTAGCACTCTATGATATAATTTGCCAAAAATTTTAGGAGAACTAATATGGTAAAACACGAATTTCAAACCGAAGTAAATGACTTACTAAATTTAATGATTCACTCTTTATACTCAAATAAAGAGATATTTTTGCGTGAGCTTATCTCAAACGCAAGCGACGCATTAGACAAGCTAAACTACCTTTGTTTAACTGATGAAAAATACAAAAGTATAAACTACACACCAAAAATCTCGCTATCAATCAACAAAGATGCAAAAACCCTAACCATCAGCGATACCGGTATTGGCATGGATGAAAACGACCTTATAAATAATCTTGGAACAATCGCAAGAAGTGGAACAAAGGGCTTTTTAAGCTCAATGAGTGGCGATGCGAAAAAAGATAGTTCGCTAATTGGACAATTTGGCGTTGGATTTTACTCTGCATTTATGGTAGCAAATAAAATAGACGTCATCAGCCGCAAAGCTCTAAGCGACAAAGCCTATAAATGGAGCAGTGACGCAAAAAGCTATGATATAGAAGAGGCAAGTAAAGATGGTTTTGGTACCGATATCGTGCTTCATCTAAGTGACGATGAGTTTAATGATGATTTTCGTATCGAAAGTATAGTCAAAAAATACTCAAACCACATTCCATACCCTATTTTTATGTATAAAAATGAATGGATAGAGCCAAAAGAAGGCGAAAAAGAGGGTCATAACGAAATCAAAAACTCTCAAATTAATAAAGCCTCAGCCCTTTGGAGACTTCCAAAATCAAGTCTAAAAGATAGCGACTACAACGAGTTTTACAAACAAATCAGCCACGATAGTAGCGATCCGCTTTTCCACATACACACAAAAGCAGAGGGCAAGATAGAATACACAACACTATTTTATGTCCCAAGCGTCGAGCCATTTGACCTATTTCGCGTGGATTATCAAAGCGGCGTGAAATTATATGTCAAAAGAGTATTTATCACTGATGATGCAAAAGAGCTATTGCCACCATATCTTAGATTTGTTCGTGGCGTGATGGACGTAGAGGATCTGCCGCTAAATGTGAGCCGTGAGATACTTCAAGAAAACCGCATTCTAGCAACAGTAAAAGACCAAAGTGTCAAAAAAATCCTAACCGAACTTGAAAAAATGCTAAATAATGAT from Campylobacter iguaniorum includes the following:
- the htpG gene encoding molecular chaperone HtpG — translated: MVKHEFQTEVNDLLNLMIHSLYSNKEIFLRELISNASDALDKLNYLCLTDEKYKSINYTPKISLSINKDAKTLTISDTGIGMDENDLINNLGTIARSGTKGFLSSMSGDAKKDSSLIGQFGVGFYSAFMVANKIDVISRKALSDKAYKWSSDAKSYDIEEASKDGFGTDIVLHLSDDEFNDDFRIESIVKKYSNHIPYPIFMYKNEWIEPKEGEKEGHNEIKNSQINKASALWRLPKSSLKDSDYNEFYKQISHDSSDPLFHIHTKAEGKIEYTTLFYVPSVEPFDLFRVDYQSGVKLYVKRVFITDDAKELLPPYLRFVRGVMDVEDLPLNVSREILQENRILATVKDQSVKKILTELEKMLNNDREKYMKFYSLFGKVLKEGLYGFSANKDELLNLCLFKSSLKDGFISLKEYKANMQKDQKSIYYISGKNEAMLRNSPLLESFKKQGIEVLICDEEIDTIVMPMVYEFDKTPIKAINNSDINDEIKNDEKIDETAHAGLIVKIKEALKDEVKDVKLSNRLSDSAACLIYDKNDPDYAMQMMFKQMGQEAPSVKPILEINPNHQIFTKLEANELMVNDISNLLLNMAKISEGIPVENPTEFAKKLTNIMIKAL